CTTATAGCCAGAGATCGTTGATACAGAGGTTCCGCTTGTTGATATTCTCCCTGTATTCGATACAGTTCAGCCAAATTATTCAAGCTAGTGGCCACAAGAGGATGTTCTTTACCCAAAACTTTCTCTCTAATATCCAGAGCCTGTTTTGCTAAGGGGATGGCTGTACTGTATTTGCCTTCTTTATATAACTTAATTACTTGTTGATTCAGTTCTTCAGCTTCTTTTAAGGCTGCTGGCTGTTCTTGTGAATATGCGGAGTTTTGCTGTTGCGCTATTCCTGTTACTGGCATACTTAACAATAACCCTGTTGTCATTGCACCTGCTACCATCCAAGGTGCAAGACACATACCCGCAGCATTAATCGCGCTGAATAACTTTTTCACTCTCAACTCACAAGCTTTTTGGTTTGGCTATGAAATAAATCATGCCGGACTCAGCACTTTCCGCAAAGCACTTGTGATAAAAGTCAAAAACTATCCCCTTCCTCTTTGCGTCTTTGCGCCTCTGCGTGAGATAAAACCACATTCCACAACACCCAACGCAGAAAATTTCCTGACACTTCCACCTCAAAACCTCACCTTTCACCCTTTGAACCTCAACGTTCAAGCAAAAAGGCTCAAACTTCACCCTCAGAACTCGAACGTTTACCTTTTGAACCTCAACGTTCGAGCAAAAAGGCTGAAACTTCACCCTCAGAACTCGAACGTTCACCCTTTGAGGCTCAACGTTTAAGCAAAAAGGCTCAACTGTCAGCCTCAGAACTCGAATGTTCACTCTTTGAACAGCAAGGTTGAGCCTCAGAACTCGAATATTTGACTACATAAGAAAATCGGCGTTGCTGAATAAAGGGATGAATTAATTTATATAGGTACAATTTGATACTTCAAATAATGAAGTAATAATTTAATTGAGTGTCTCAGCATTTGTTCTGATTTGGAATAGCATAAAGTTTTTCTGTGAAGGCGTGCAAGATAATGACGTAATCGGGTATTTTCATTTTCTACTCGCGTCATATATGTTTTACTCACAATTTGGTCTCCATCTGGTATAAAACTGGGGTAAACTTTCCAGCCATCGGTCACATAAAAATAGCTTTCCCACTGTTTCACAATTTCCCATAATGGCTCGAATGTTTCCGCACTATGGTCTCCTAAGACCCAGGCTAAAATACCTTGAGTAAAGTGATTTACTGCTGTCCACAACCAGATTTTGTTTTTTTTGAACCTATGAATGTCTCTAATTCATCTAGTTCTCCAACTTCTGGTACAGCATCTTCTTGGGGTACGTCTGGCAGCTTTTCTCCTCTTTGTTTTACCCAAGAGATTATAGTAGTATGATGTACACCTTTAACACGTTCAATCCCACGAAAACCCATCCCATTAAGATACATTTTTAAACATTCTTGTTTAAGTTCCTCTGAGTATCCTTTTGGCGGATCGTACACATCAATAAATTGGCGATCGCAGTTAGTACAGATGTGATTTTGTTTACCTCTCCGTTTTCCATTCTTTCTAATTTCCGTAGACTCACAGTATGGACATTGCACAGTAGATTACCTCAATTCATCCCTCTATTATGCAACGCCGAAAATCTTTGGATGTTGGGTGGCGCTGTTGCTCTATCCAACCTACTATTTTTTGCGGTGATTTACTAGGTGTAAGATTTATCTTCACCTACACCCTTACACCCTTACACCCAGCAACCTGATTACCAGACACGATATCATGGGGGCGATCGCACCTTGAACATGGTCGGGTTTCCCTGCCTCAGTTGAGGGCAAAATGATACTATTAATAGAGTTTCGATATTAAACGTAAAATAAAACTAAATCTTTAGTAGATTTATTTGATCTACGTTTTCTGCGTTTTTGAGTGAATTTTCATTTCCTACCCAACTGCAACCAAAAAAGCTGGGTTAGGTTAAATTCTTATAATCAATACCAAAGCTATATTTCCCATCCCCCTTGATTTAGTTCCATAACCGCCATGTTAAAACTCTTGTTGGGCGATCCCAACGCTCGTAAGCTGAAAAAATACCAACCTTATATCACGGAAATTAATCTCTTAGAGGAAGAAATTAAAGCTCTCTCTGATGATGATTTAAAAGGTAAAACAGGAGAATTCCAACAGCGACTCGCTAAAGGTGAAACTCTGGATGACATCCTACCTGAAGCCTTTGCCGTGGTGAGAGAAGCAGGACGGCGAGTCTTAGGATTGCGGCACTTTGATGTTCAGATGTTAGGCGGTATCATCCTACACACTGGACAAATTGCGGAAATGAAAACTGGGGAAGGTAAAACCCTGGTAGCAACCTTACCGAGTTATTTAAATGCTCTCACAGGTAAAGGCGTACACGTCGTTACTGTGAACGATTACCTAGCTCGCCGGGACGCAGAGTGGATGGGACAGGTGCATCGCTTCTTAGGGTTGAGTGTGGGACTAATTCAGGCGAGCATGAATCCCAGTGAACGCCAGAAGAACTATGAATGTGATATTACCTACGTTACCAATAGTGAAGTAGGCTTTGACTATCTGCGGGACAACATGTCCACTTCAATGGCTGATGTCGTACAACGTCCCTTTAACTATTGTGTAATTGACGAAGTAGACTCAATTCTGATTGATGAAGCGCGGACACCCCTGATTATTTCTGGTCAGGTAGAAAGACCAACAGAAAAATACTTGCAAGCAGAGGAAATCGCTCTCACCCTCAAAAAAGAAGAACATTACGAAGTAGACGAAAAAGCCCGTAACGTTTTGTTAACAGATGAAGGTTTTGCCGAAGCAGAAGAGCTTTTAGGTGTGACAGATTTATTTGACCCAGAAGATCCTTGGGCGCACTTTGTATTTAATGCACTTAAAGCCAAAGAACTCTTCTTAAAGGATGTTAACTATATTGTTCGGAATGGCGAAGTAGTCATCGTAGACGAATTTACTGGACGGGTGTTACCTGGAAGGCGGTGGAGTGATGGATTACACCAAGCCATTGAAGCCAAAGAACATGTAGAAATTCAACCAGAAACCCAAACTCTAGCAACCATTACTTACCAAAACTTGTTCTTGCTGTATCCTAAACTGGGCGGGATGACGGGAACCGCTAAAACAGAAGAAGCTGAGTTTGAAAAAATTTACAAATTAGAAGTCAGCGTCATTCCCACCAACAGAATCAGAAGACGACAAGATTTGTCGGATATGGTGTTTAAAACAGAGGCGGGTAAATGGCAAGCGATCGCCAGAGAATGTGCCGAAATGCACGAACTTGGCCGCCCTGTATTAGTAGGAACCACTAGTGTAGAAAAGTCAGAATATCTCAGCCAACTGCTAAAACAAGCAGGCATTCCCCATGAGTTATTAAACGCTCGACCAGAAAACGTGGAACGGGAAGCAGAAATTGTGGCTCAGGCAGGGCGCAGAGGTGCTGTAACTATCGCTACTAACATGGCTGGTCGGGGTACAGACATCATCCTAGGTGGTAACTCCGAATACATGGCGCGTCTGAAGTTGCGTGAATATTTCATGCCGCGCATCGTCCAACCAGAAGACGAAGATGTGTTTGGCGTGCAAAGGGCAAGCGGTAGTATGCCTACAGGACATGGTGGCGGACAAGGTTTTACACCTGGGAAAAAAGTCAAAACTTGGAAAGCTTCGCCAGAAATCTTCCCCACCCAACTGTCAAAAGAAACAGAAAAACTGCTGAAAGAAGCAGTAGATTTTGCAGTGCGGGAATATGGCGATCGCTCTTTACCAGAACTAGAAGCAGAAGATAAAGTCGCAGTAGCTGCCGAAAAAGCACCCACCACAGACCCAGTAATTCAGAGATTGCGGGAAGCATATAATCGTGTCAAACACGAATATGAAGAGTTTACCGACAGCGAACATAATAACGTCGTCGAAATTGGTGGTTTACACGTAATTGGCACAGAACGCCACGAATCACGGCGGATTGATAACCAGTTGCGGGGACGCGCCGGACGACAAGGCGACCCTGGTTCTACCAGATTTTTCCTCAGTTTAGAGGATAACTTATTGCGGATTTTTGGAGGCGATCGCGTTGCTGGCTTAATGAACGCCTTCCAAGTCGAAGAAGATATGCCTATTGAGTCGGGAATGCTCACCCGCAGCTTAGAAGGCGCACAGAAAAAAGTCGAAACTTACTACTACGACATCCGGAAACAGGTATTTGAGTACGACGAGGTAATGAACAACCAACGTCGCGCCATCTACGCCGAACGCCGTCGGGTATTAGAAGGTCAAGACTTGAAAGAACAAGTCATTAAATATGCAGAAAAAACGATGGACGACATCGTTGACTATTACATCAACGCAGATCTACCTTCCGAAGAATGGGAGCTAGACAAACTTGTTGAGAAAGTCAAAGAATTCGTCTACTTGCTATCAGATATGCAGGCAAGTCAGCTAGAGGATATGTCTGTCACCGAGATTAAGGCATTCCTCCACGAACAGGTGAGAATTGCCTACGACATGAAAGAAGCGCAAATTGACCAAGTTCAACCAGGGTTAATGCGTCAAGCCGAACGCTTCTTCATCTTGCAACGCATTGATACTCTGTGGCGAGAACACCTGCAACAAATGGATGCTTTACGTGAGTCTGTAGGTTTGCGTGGTTATGGTCAAAAAGACCCACTGATTGAATATAAGAGCGAAGGTTATGAACTATTCCTCGATATGATGGTCAACATCCGCCGAGATGTAGTTTACTCCTTGTTCATGTTCCAACCCCAGCCTCAGCCAGTAGTGCAAACATCATCTGAGATGGTGTGATGAAGAGATAAAAAATAATTTCGCGCAAAGGCGCAAAGACGCTCAGAAAACTCTTTGCGTCTTTGCGTTTTAATTTTAGTAGGGTGTGTTGTCGCGTAGCGCAACGCACCACCTTAAATTTTTTAAAACAATTAACTCCATAATCTGTAACCTGTCCCCTATCCCCTGTTACCTGTTATGTGAGTTACGATAGCTATTTTAATCATTTGACATGAAAAGAATAGAAGTCGAACAAAGAAGCATTTTGATTGGTTTAGCAGGTAGTCACGGCTATGGCTTAAATCGTCCTGACTCAGATTTAGATTTTCGGGGAGTGTTTATTGCACCTAAAAGATATTATTTAGGATTTGATAATATTGAACAAAAAGATACTGGTTGGGATGAACCAGGGATATTTCCGTTTATTGATGGGAATAAAGATACAGTTATCTATGAGTTAAGAAAAATTCTGCAATTATTAGCAGGGGCAAATCCTAATGTTTTGGAATTGCTGTGGTTGAATAAATATCCTGTACTAACTGAAGTTGGACAATATTTAATTAAACACAGAAATTTATTTTTAACCAAGAAAGTGAAGCACACTTATTCAGGTTATGCTTTTGCTCAAATCAAAAAGATGGAAACTCATCGCAAGTGGTTGTTAAATCCTCCACAAAAGAAACCTCTACCTGCTGATTTTGGGATAGAAGCTGAAGAACCACTGAGTAAAGATGAGCTAAACACTTTTTTAGAGTATCTTTATATTTTAATTAGAGGGCGCATTGAATTTTTAGAAGAAGCAGAGCAATTATATAAATTACTCACAGCAGATATTGATTTTAAGGGTGTGTTGAAACAATATACTTTACCCACTGAAACTTTAGAATATACCGAAAATTTAACTCATGGTCGTAAAGACTTTATTCGGCTGCTGCAAAAAAGTCAAAGCTATCAAATTGCTTTACGAGAATGGAAAGCATATTTATCTTGGCAAGAAAATCGCAATCCAGTGAGAGCCGAAATGGAAAAACAGTCTGGGTATGACCTCAAACATGGAATGCACTGTATTAGATTACTCCGCAGTGGCTTAGAAATATTGCAGCAAGGAGAAGTAATTGTCGATAGAAGAATTGCTGGCGATGTTGATGATTTAAAAGCCATTCTCCAGGGAAAATATAGTTATGAAC
This window of the Nostoc sp. HK-01 genome carries:
- a CDS encoding IS1 transposase; this encodes MWTAVNHFTQGILAWVLGDHSAETFEPLWEIVKQWESYFYVTDGWKVYPSFIPDGDQIVSKTYMTRVENENTRLRHYLARLHRKTLCYSKSEQMLRHSIKLLLHYLKYQIVPI
- a CDS encoding IS1 transposase, translated to MQCPYCESTEIRKNGKRRGKQNHICTNCDRQFIDVYDPPKGYSEELKQECLKMYLNGMGFRGIERVKGVHHTTIISWVKQRGEKLPDVPQEDAVPEVGELDELETFIGSKKTKSGCGQQ
- the secA gene encoding preprotein translocase SecA subunit; protein product: MLKLLLGDPNARKLKKYQPYITEINLLEEEIKALSDDDLKGKTGEFQQRLAKGETLDDILPEAFAVVREAGRRVLGLRHFDVQMLGGIILHTGQIAEMKTGEGKTLVATLPSYLNALTGKGVHVVTVNDYLARRDAEWMGQVHRFLGLSVGLIQASMNPSERQKNYECDITYVTNSEVGFDYLRDNMSTSMADVVQRPFNYCVIDEVDSILIDEARTPLIISGQVERPTEKYLQAEEIALTLKKEEHYEVDEKARNVLLTDEGFAEAEELLGVTDLFDPEDPWAHFVFNALKAKELFLKDVNYIVRNGEVVIVDEFTGRVLPGRRWSDGLHQAIEAKEHVEIQPETQTLATITYQNLFLLYPKLGGMTGTAKTEEAEFEKIYKLEVSVIPTNRIRRRQDLSDMVFKTEAGKWQAIARECAEMHELGRPVLVGTTSVEKSEYLSQLLKQAGIPHELLNARPENVEREAEIVAQAGRRGAVTIATNMAGRGTDIILGGNSEYMARLKLREYFMPRIVQPEDEDVFGVQRASGSMPTGHGGGQGFTPGKKVKTWKASPEIFPTQLSKETEKLLKEAVDFAVREYGDRSLPELEAEDKVAVAAEKAPTTDPVIQRLREAYNRVKHEYEEFTDSEHNNVVEIGGLHVIGTERHESRRIDNQLRGRAGRQGDPGSTRFFLSLEDNLLRIFGGDRVAGLMNAFQVEEDMPIESGMLTRSLEGAQKKVETYYYDIRKQVFEYDEVMNNQRRAIYAERRRVLEGQDLKEQVIKYAEKTMDDIVDYYINADLPSEEWELDKLVEKVKEFVYLLSDMQASQLEDMSVTEIKAFLHEQVRIAYDMKEAQIDQVQPGLMRQAERFFILQRIDTLWREHLQQMDALRESVGLRGYGQKDPLIEYKSEGYELFLDMMVNIRRDVVYSLFMFQPQPQPVVQTSSEMV